A single window of Candidatus Flexicrinis affinis DNA harbors:
- a CDS encoding Rdx family protein: MQNGIVDIELVYCAPCGYQDRALALIQEVVKTRELEVHIRSFRLVPSTKGIFDVSVNGEKVFSKHDIGRHAEPGECLSLIDSKIKALVGQSETPA, translated from the coding sequence ATGCAAAACGGTATTGTCGATATCGAGCTTGTCTACTGTGCCCCATGCGGCTACCAAGACCGCGCTCTTGCTCTCATCCAAGAAGTCGTCAAGACACGCGAACTCGAGGTCCATATTCGATCGTTCCGCCTTGTGCCGAGCACCAAAGGCATCTTCGACGTCAGCGTCAACGGAGAAAAGGTGTTCAGCAAGCACGACATCGGCAGGCACGCCGAACCGGGCGAATGCCTGTCGCTAATTGACTCCAAGATCAAGGCGCTGGTCGGGCAATCCGAGACGCCGGCGTAA
- the ltaE gene encoding low-specificity L-threonine aldolase, producing MNTIDFRSDTVSHPTRKMREAMANAVVGDDVYDEDPTVHALEAESAALCGKEAGLFVSSGTQGNLVSVLVHCGRGDEVILGDKAHTIVYEAGGIAALGGVIPHTVPVHPDGTMALDDIRRAVRGNNVHFPRTKLIALENTQGTVGGMPVSVEFTRSVAEIAREHKLKLHIDGARIFNAAAALGVSAKELVADADSMTFCLSKGLCAPVGSIIVGDRAFIDEARRVRKILGGGMRQVGVIAAAGLVAIREMIDRIPEDHANARTLAHGLSTIQHIRVDLSRVKTNFVMFDLLESAPVTPDEFVARLQRDHNIWMRPYPGFKRTFRAVTHYWITPERIEQTLGAVQELLA from the coding sequence ATGAACACGATTGATTTCCGCAGCGATACGGTCAGTCATCCGACCCGAAAGATGCGCGAGGCGATGGCCAACGCGGTCGTTGGGGACGATGTCTACGACGAAGACCCGACCGTTCATGCGCTCGAGGCCGAGTCGGCCGCGTTGTGTGGCAAAGAGGCCGGACTGTTCGTGTCCAGCGGCACTCAGGGCAATCTCGTATCCGTGCTTGTTCACTGCGGGCGTGGCGACGAGGTGATCCTCGGTGACAAAGCGCACACCATCGTCTATGAAGCAGGTGGCATCGCTGCACTGGGGGGTGTTATCCCGCACACCGTGCCGGTACATCCCGACGGAACGATGGCGCTTGACGACATCCGCCGTGCGGTGCGCGGCAACAACGTACACTTTCCACGCACCAAGTTGATCGCGCTGGAAAATACGCAGGGCACAGTCGGCGGGATGCCGGTCAGCGTGGAATTTACGCGCTCAGTGGCCGAGATTGCGCGCGAACACAAGCTCAAGCTGCATATCGACGGGGCGCGCATTTTCAATGCGGCGGCAGCGCTGGGCGTTAGCGCCAAAGAGCTTGTGGCCGACGCCGATTCGATGACCTTCTGCCTGAGTAAAGGGCTGTGCGCGCCGGTGGGGTCGATTATCGTAGGCGACCGCGCATTCATCGACGAAGCGCGCCGCGTGCGTAAGATCCTCGGCGGTGGCATGCGGCAGGTCGGCGTGATCGCTGCGGCTGGGCTGGTCGCCATCCGCGAGATGATCGACCGCATCCCAGAGGATCATGCGAATGCACGCACGCTTGCGCACGGCTTGTCCACGATCCAGCACATTCGTGTCGATCTCAGCCGCGTCAAGACGAATTTCGTGATGTTCGACCTGCTTGAGAGCGCGCCGGTAACGCCGGACGAGTTCGTCGCGCGGCTGCAGCGCGACCACAACATCTGGATGCGCCCATATCCCGGATTCAAGCGCACCTTCCGTGCCGTGACCCACTATTGGATTACGCCTGAGCGCATCGAGCAAACGCTCGGGGCCGTGCAGGAACTGCTGGCATGA
- a CDS encoding DUF87 domain-containing protein: MKFIEAPTTFYLGRQFDPQSSRLTDNVVYYDSRDLTTHAVVLGMTGSGKTGLCITMLEEAILDDLPAIIIDPKGDITNLLLAFPDQSPSEFEPWINVDDARRANMSVQQFASDEARRWKAGLADWGIVPDRVRWLKMAARYSIYTPGSDAGLPISIVASLAAPRGGWAGNEEFLREKINAVTTALLALIGVTAEPVKDVEHVLIANIFEHNWQAGRDVTMLDLIAQVKTPPFTMLGALTVDQAISERQRSKLAMALNNIIAAPSFKSWTSGEPLDIQSLLYQPNGRPRVSIFYLAHLPDAERMFIMTLLLESMIGWMRQQSGTTSLRALLYIDELYGYFPPYPRNPPTKSPLMTLLKQARAYGLGLVLSTQNPGDLDYKGLTNAGTWFIGRLQSDQDRDRVRSGLQALSEGGLDMREVEQLIAEIPPRVFVMRNVHDTDGSVMVHSRWAMSYLRGPLTRQQVMAMMRPQREALPPAPPPRATPPRPGFAPPPGGSSMPPPPGAFAAQAAVPIAKPARPAPSSAQPSNGLLPAPPPLPAAIVQYFFPATIAAQQAVINYDQANGVRAQMTSQPLLVYRPVLAAQASVRFADKRANVYTARTFAYFVPELERAGLVQWENFAAEPVRMEMLASQPWEGVSYYLPITNGMADSKRLTELKRDFVDMLYGTARLNVRLNPVLKVYADPDEPLGAFEARVKQAAREKRDEEIDKINQKFATAMDRLEERKRRKHVELRSEERELAARRREEMFTVGESLLSLMRGRTTYTVSRMSRASRYRTMTDERLNESKFSIDDIERQMGELEAEYESALREAGERWAQAVEQTQDSPISPLKKDIYLEVFGVGWQPNWMVALDGQTVLLPAFA; encoded by the coding sequence ATGAAATTCATCGAAGCACCGACGACGTTCTACCTCGGCCGACAGTTTGACCCGCAGTCCAGCCGTTTGACGGACAACGTCGTGTATTACGACAGCCGCGATTTGACGACGCATGCGGTTGTGCTGGGGATGACCGGAAGCGGCAAGACAGGCTTGTGCATCACGATGCTCGAGGAGGCCATCCTCGACGACCTGCCCGCGATTATCATCGACCCGAAGGGCGACATCACCAATCTGCTGTTAGCGTTCCCCGATCAATCCCCGAGCGAGTTCGAGCCGTGGATCAATGTCGACGATGCTAGGCGCGCCAACATGAGCGTGCAGCAGTTCGCCAGCGACGAAGCAAGGCGCTGGAAGGCAGGGCTTGCCGATTGGGGAATCGTGCCTGACCGGGTGCGCTGGCTGAAGATGGCAGCCCGCTACAGCATCTATACACCGGGTTCCGACGCGGGCCTACCGATCAGTATTGTGGCGTCGCTCGCCGCGCCACGCGGTGGTTGGGCCGGCAACGAAGAGTTCCTGCGCGAGAAGATCAACGCCGTGACCACGGCGCTGCTCGCGCTGATCGGCGTTACTGCCGAGCCGGTCAAGGATGTCGAACATGTCTTGATCGCCAACATCTTCGAGCACAACTGGCAGGCCGGCCGCGACGTGACCATGCTCGACCTGATCGCGCAGGTCAAGACCCCGCCGTTCACCATGCTCGGTGCGCTGACCGTCGATCAGGCGATCAGCGAGCGACAGCGCTCCAAGCTGGCGATGGCCCTGAACAACATCATTGCCGCGCCGTCGTTCAAATCGTGGACCAGCGGCGAGCCACTCGACATCCAAAGTCTGTTGTATCAACCGAACGGCCGGCCGCGCGTGAGCATCTTTTACCTCGCGCACTTGCCCGATGCCGAGCGCATGTTCATTATGACGCTGCTGCTGGAAAGCATGATCGGCTGGATGCGCCAGCAAAGCGGCACGACGTCCCTCCGCGCCCTGCTGTATATCGACGAGCTGTACGGCTACTTTCCGCCGTATCCACGCAATCCGCCGACCAAATCGCCGCTAATGACGCTGCTCAAGCAGGCGCGCGCGTACGGCCTTGGCCTCGTCCTCTCGACGCAGAATCCGGGCGACCTCGACTACAAGGGATTGACCAACGCCGGTACTTGGTTCATCGGAAGGCTGCAGAGCGATCAGGACCGCGATCGCGTGCGCTCGGGCTTGCAGGCGCTCAGCGAAGGCGGACTGGACATGCGCGAGGTCGAACAGCTGATCGCGGAGATTCCGCCGCGCGTGTTCGTCATGCGCAACGTTCACGACACCGACGGAAGCGTCATGGTGCACAGCCGCTGGGCGATGAGTTATCTGCGCGGCCCGCTGACGCGGCAGCAGGTGATGGCTATGATGCGACCCCAACGTGAAGCCCTTCCGCCTGCACCGCCGCCGCGGGCAACGCCACCCCGTCCCGGGTTCGCACCTCCGCCCGGCGGCTCGTCAATGCCTCCGCCGCCCGGAGCGTTCGCGGCACAGGCGGCCGTCCCAATCGCGAAACCTGCTCGGCCTGCACCGTCAAGCGCCCAACCGTCGAACGGGTTGCTGCCCGCCCCGCCGCCGCTGCCGGCCGCAATCGTGCAGTATTTCTTCCCGGCGACGATCGCCGCGCAGCAGGCTGTCATCAACTACGATCAAGCGAACGGCGTACGCGCGCAAATGACCAGCCAGCCGCTGCTGGTGTATCGTCCTGTGCTGGCTGCGCAGGCGTCGGTGCGCTTTGCCGACAAGCGTGCCAACGTATACACCGCGCGGACATTCGCGTACTTCGTTCCAGAACTTGAGCGCGCCGGCCTGGTACAGTGGGAGAACTTCGCCGCCGAACCGGTGCGTATGGAAATGCTCGCGTCCCAGCCGTGGGAGGGAGTCTCGTACTACCTGCCGATCACCAATGGAATGGCGGATAGCAAGCGCCTCACCGAGCTCAAGCGTGATTTCGTCGATATGTTGTACGGCACGGCACGGCTGAACGTCAGGCTGAACCCGGTATTGAAGGTGTATGCCGATCCGGACGAGCCGCTCGGCGCATTCGAGGCGCGCGTCAAACAGGCAGCTCGCGAGAAACGCGACGAGGAAATCGACAAGATCAACCAGAAGTTCGCAACGGCAATGGATCGCCTCGAAGAGCGCAAGCGGCGCAAGCACGTCGAGCTGCGTTCCGAGGAGCGCGAGCTCGCCGCACGCCGGCGTGAGGAAATGTTCACCGTGGGCGAGAGTCTGCTCAGCCTGATGCGCGGGCGTACGACATACACTGTGTCGCGCATGAGCCGGGCATCGCGCTACCGGACGATGACCGACGAGCGGCTCAACGAGAGCAAGTTCTCGATTGACGACATCGAACGGCAGATGGGCGAGCTGGAAGCCGAGTACGAAAGTGCGTTACGCGAGGCCGGCGAGCGCTGGGCGCAAGCTGTCGAGCAAACGCAGGACTCGCCCATCTCGCCACTGAAGAAGGACATCTATCTCGAGGTGTTCGGTGTCGGGTGGCAGCCGAATTGGATGGTGGCCCTCGACGGGCAAACGGTGCTTCTGCCCGCCTTCGCGTGA
- a CDS encoding zinc dependent phospholipase C family protein: MPTPFSHLAVARRLLEEPILAADQRSLLRRELPAFLLGSVAADARIEAGAPRAATHFYEYSQHMTDEMPWEAMMRLNPSLWEPYDDAHAAFVAGYVGHLSMDEIWSRQMVGPHFVNRDWSDREHRWVMLHVILIVMDERDVQAIAKGQGEALSSAHPRAWAPFLPDPDLIRWRDLVAGQLLPGGRSLTLDIFGPRAGRTADQLRQLLDDPGRMHSSLWRYISQDFLAETETAMYAHVVSQVALYLSQATIRVP, from the coding sequence ATGCCCACGCCGTTCAGCCATCTCGCCGTAGCCCGGCGGCTCCTCGAAGAGCCGATACTCGCCGCCGATCAACGATCGCTGCTGCGCCGCGAGCTGCCTGCGTTCTTGCTTGGCAGTGTTGCCGCAGATGCCCGTATTGAAGCTGGCGCACCTCGTGCGGCCACTCACTTCTACGAATATTCACAGCACATGACGGACGAGATGCCGTGGGAAGCCATGATGCGTCTCAACCCGTCGCTGTGGGAACCGTACGATGACGCCCACGCTGCGTTCGTCGCGGGATACGTCGGACACCTATCGATGGACGAGATCTGGTCGCGACAGATGGTTGGGCCGCACTTCGTCAACCGCGACTGGTCTGACCGCGAGCATCGTTGGGTGATGCTGCACGTCATTCTAATTGTGATGGACGAGCGCGATGTACAGGCCATCGCGAAAGGGCAGGGTGAGGCGCTCAGTTCGGCACATCCGCGGGCGTGGGCACCGTTCTTGCCCGATCCTGACTTGATCCGCTGGCGCGACCTAGTCGCCGGACAGCTGCTGCCCGGCGGGCGCAGCCTGACGCTGGACATCTTCGGGCCGAGGGCGGGGCGGACGGCAGACCAACTGCGGCAGCTACTTGACGATCCCGGTCGGATGCATAGCTCGCTGTGGCGATACATTTCCCAAGATTTCCTCGCAGAGACGGAGACCGCAATGTACGCTCACGTGGTCTCGCAGGTGGCGCTGTATCTCAGTCAGGCGACGATTCGCGTGCCCTAG
- a CDS encoding O-antigen ligase family protein, translated as MYTAPFATRGWILLFRPAIGMWMVLRIPLWWQDRTARTLIKWAIVGVVLIVFMMGFTAIQWTGKASVFSNITVLFPRWQDFPAWPGGFNPNEWAGAATWIVPALFALVRYRIVTGWHAVVTAAMFAALAALLFLSQSLSGIAGASAGVMFAVVPLRRIRWAVLVAGAVLLVGNLAVLLAPAASADALAAVSGRPSRNSLEHRAVMWERANRMLTDHPWTGVGIALYRSLRAEYPTPGYEHVLLPHPHNEALQFAADLGIPGLIVFGWMALSVGVTVGYVVASGTRRQGAAARALCAGLLSHAVFGLTDAIPIWDRFAILGWGMLALLAAVERSARARESSPD; from the coding sequence ATGTATACGGCTCCATTTGCGACACGCGGCTGGATTCTGCTGTTTCGACCTGCAATCGGGATGTGGATGGTGCTGCGTATTCCACTGTGGTGGCAGGACCGCACAGCTCGAACCCTCATTAAATGGGCAATTGTCGGTGTGGTCCTAATCGTTTTCATGATGGGTTTCACAGCCATACAATGGACGGGCAAAGCTTCAGTATTCTCCAACATCACCGTCCTGTTCCCGCGCTGGCAGGACTTTCCGGCATGGCCGGGCGGCTTCAATCCGAATGAGTGGGCGGGCGCGGCGACGTGGATCGTACCCGCCCTATTCGCGCTGGTCCGGTACCGGATCGTGACTGGTTGGCATGCGGTAGTCACCGCCGCGATGTTCGCTGCCTTGGCAGCTCTTCTTTTTCTCTCGCAAAGCTTGTCAGGCATCGCTGGCGCGAGCGCAGGCGTCATGTTTGCGGTTGTTCCGCTGCGACGCATACGTTGGGCAGTCCTCGTCGCGGGCGCGGTGCTGTTAGTGGGCAACCTTGCCGTACTTCTGGCACCAGCAGCGAGCGCAGACGCGCTTGCCGCCGTATCGGGCCGGCCCAGTCGCAACAGTCTGGAGCACCGCGCGGTGATGTGGGAGCGCGCCAACCGGATGCTGACCGACCATCCGTGGACAGGAGTCGGAATTGCCCTCTACCGCAGCCTGCGCGCCGAGTACCCAACCCCCGGCTATGAGCACGTGCTGCTGCCACATCCGCACAACGAAGCGCTCCAGTTCGCGGCCGACCTCGGCATACCGGGGTTGATCGTGTTTGGTTGGATGGCGCTGTCGGTAGGTGTCACAGTGGGGTACGTCGTCGCGTCTGGAACGCGGCGGCAGGGTGCAGCCGCGAGGGCACTGTGTGCCGGGCTTCTGAGTCACGCCGTGTTCGGCCTGACTGACGCGATCCCGATTTGGGATCGGTTTGCGATTCTTGGTTGGGGGATGCTGGCGCTGCTGGCCGCAGTGGAGCGATCGGCTAGGGCACGCGAATCGTCGCCTGACTGA
- the trpE gene encoding anthranilate synthase component I — protein sequence MAFAPSLTRERADIVPRRDEALDLFQQGDLLPVYRRLLADLETPVSVYLKLRQAGQPAFLLESVEGGEQVGRYSFLGVNPRVVITVKNGVATRVEGGQATRTPLAPGADPLHAIKAEFEAVKPIRLPGLPRFVGGAVGFVSYDAVRYFERLPETAAHDLDVPDLAFMIPDTLVIFDHAKRTLMVLTNAHNSGNPEAAYQDAVRRIDQIVAALGRAVPNVPVLTDAASTPPVSNVTQEEFEARVIAAKEYIAAGDAFQIVLSQRLSQTTAASPITIYRALRASNPSPYMFLLDFGSDFVLMGASPEMLVRLEDGIATTRPIAGTRPRGRTEAEDDAYAEELMADPKELAEHVMLVDLGRNDIGRVSEYGSVKVTRMMEVERYSHVMHIVSQVEGRVRPGADAFDLLRAVFPAGTLSGAPKVRAMEIIEELEGTRRGTYGGAVGYFSYDGSMDTCITIRSLLMQGSQVHLQVGAGLVADSDPAREYEETLNKGKALAEAIRFAERGLM from the coding sequence ATGGCTTTCGCACCAAGCCTGACCCGCGAGCGTGCCGATATCGTGCCGCGCCGAGATGAGGCGCTGGATCTGTTCCAACAAGGCGATCTGCTGCCGGTCTACCGCCGGCTGCTTGCCGATCTCGAAACGCCGGTTTCCGTCTACCTCAAACTCAGGCAAGCCGGCCAGCCCGCGTTCCTGCTCGAAAGTGTCGAAGGCGGGGAGCAGGTCGGCCGCTATTCGTTCCTCGGCGTGAACCCGCGTGTTGTCATCACCGTCAAGAACGGCGTCGCGACGCGTGTCGAAGGCGGCCAGGCGACGCGGACGCCGCTGGCACCGGGCGCCGATCCGCTGCATGCGATTAAAGCCGAGTTCGAGGCGGTGAAGCCAATACGTCTGCCCGGCCTCCCGCGATTTGTCGGCGGCGCAGTCGGCTTCGTCAGCTACGATGCCGTGCGCTACTTCGAACGCTTGCCGGAGACGGCCGCACACGATCTCGACGTCCCCGATTTGGCCTTTATGATCCCGGACACGTTGGTCATCTTCGACCATGCCAAACGCACCCTGATGGTGCTGACCAACGCACACAATAGTGGAAACCCCGAGGCCGCCTATCAGGACGCGGTGCGCCGCATCGACCAAATCGTCGCCGCGCTTGGGCGGGCCGTGCCAAACGTGCCGGTGCTGACAGACGCGGCCTCGACCCCGCCGGTGTCCAACGTGACTCAAGAGGAGTTCGAGGCGCGTGTAATCGCCGCAAAGGAGTACATCGCGGCGGGCGACGCGTTCCAGATCGTATTGTCGCAGCGACTGAGCCAGACGACTGCCGCGTCGCCCATCACCATCTACCGCGCGCTGCGGGCATCCAATCCATCGCCCTATATGTTCCTGCTCGATTTCGGATCGGATTTCGTGCTGATGGGTGCGTCGCCGGAAATGTTGGTGCGCCTCGAGGACGGGATCGCCACTACACGGCCGATTGCGGGTACACGCCCGCGTGGACGCACCGAGGCCGAGGATGACGCCTACGCCGAGGAGCTGATGGCGGATCCGAAGGAGTTGGCTGAACACGTCATGTTGGTCGATCTCGGGCGCAACGACATCGGTCGCGTCTCGGAGTACGGCAGCGTCAAGGTCACGCGCATGATGGAGGTCGAGCGCTACAGCCATGTGATGCACATTGTAAGTCAGGTGGAAGGGCGCGTGCGGCCCGGCGCGGATGCTTTCGATCTGCTGCGCGCGGTGTTCCCTGCGGGGACGCTCAGCGGCGCACCCAAAGTCCGTGCGATGGAAATCATCGAGGAACTGGAAGGCACGCGCAGAGGCACTTACGGCGGCGCAGTCGGCTATTTTAGTTATGATGGCTCGATGGATACATGCATTACGATCCGCAGCCTGCTGATGCAGGGGAGCCAAGTGCACTTGCAAGTCGGGGCAGGCCTTGTGGCTGACAGCGACCCAGCGCGCGAATACGAGGAGACCCTAAACAAGGGCAAGGCACTTGCCGAGGCGATACGATTTGCTGAACGGGGCTTGATGTAA
- a CDS encoding histidine phosphatase family protein has translation MTLKRVIFVRPGETDWNHAERWQGWLDTPINAHGQQQVEKLATLMRNIGIARLYTSDLRRARQTAEVIGQACGVTPIPDPRLRERNIGRWQGMKLEEVHAWFPDQYEHYVNDRYTFRIPEGETLTDVGDRMEEAFHEIVAAGDVETIAIVTHTVSIRVLLYRLIPGFDAESARLGNSSVTTIEPSATGWRIVVANDISHLEGLESRIAVELEDHGS, from the coding sequence ATGACACTCAAGCGAGTAATCTTTGTCCGTCCCGGCGAAACCGACTGGAACCACGCCGAACGTTGGCAGGGCTGGCTCGATACGCCGATCAACGCGCATGGGCAGCAGCAGGTCGAGAAGCTCGCGACGCTAATGCGCAACATCGGGATCGCCCGGCTGTACACCAGCGATCTGCGCCGGGCACGCCAAACCGCCGAAGTCATCGGCCAAGCGTGCGGTGTCACGCCGATACCCGATCCTCGCCTGCGTGAACGGAACATCGGGCGCTGGCAGGGCATGAAACTGGAGGAGGTTCACGCATGGTTCCCCGACCAGTACGAGCATTACGTCAATGATCGGTACACGTTCCGGATTCCCGAAGGCGAAACGCTGACGGATGTCGGCGACCGGATGGAAGAAGCATTCCACGAGATTGTCGCGGCGGGCGATGTCGAGACTATCGCGATTGTGACACACACCGTGTCAATCCGCGTATTGCTTTACCGGCTGATTCCCGGCTTCGACGCCGAGTCCGCGCGCCTCGGCAACAGCTCGGTCACGACGATTGAACCTAGCGCTACGGGTTGGCGAATCGTGGTCGCCAACGACATTTCGCACCTTGAAGGACTCGAAAGTCGCATCGCAGTGGAACTGGAGGACCACGGTTCATGA
- a CDS encoding aminodeoxychorismate/anthranilate synthase component II has product MILVIDNYDSFTYNLVQFLGELGADIHVARNDEISLGEIAQLDPSHIVISPGPGTPDDGGISLAAIRMFGESRPVLGVCLGHQCIGQAYGGIVHRAGKLMHGKTSAIHHNGRGLFAGLPNPFTATRYHSLVVDERTLPDCLAVTARTDDGVIMGMQHKTLPVYGVQFHPESILTVEGPRMLKNFLELTSVLA; this is encoded by the coding sequence ATGATCCTCGTCATCGACAACTACGACAGCTTCACTTATAACCTCGTACAGTTCCTCGGCGAGCTGGGCGCGGACATCCATGTCGCGCGCAACGACGAGATTTCGTTGGGCGAGATCGCACAGCTTGATCCGAGCCACATCGTCATCTCGCCGGGGCCGGGGACACCGGACGACGGCGGCATATCGCTGGCGGCAATCCGCATGTTTGGCGAGTCCCGGCCCGTGCTCGGTGTCTGCCTCGGGCATCAGTGCATCGGGCAGGCATACGGCGGGATCGTCCACCGCGCCGGGAAGCTGATGCATGGCAAGACGAGCGCTATTCACCACAACGGGCGGGGCTTGTTCGCCGGCCTACCGAACCCGTTCACGGCGACACGCTATCACAGCCTTGTGGTAGACGAACGCACGCTGCCGGACTGTCTGGCGGTCACGGCGCGTACGGACGACGGCGTGATCATGGGCATGCAGCATAAGACACTGCCCGTGTACGGCGTACAGTTTCACCCCGAGAGCATACTGACGGTTGAAGGGCCGCGTATGCTCAAGAACTTCCTCGAACTTACATCGGTGCTGGCATAG
- a CDS encoding tryptophan--tRNA ligase, translated as MTQRKNSLTGVKPSGTPHIGNYLGAIQPALELSKTYKAHYFLADYHALTTMRDPAEFRHANHELAATWLACGLDPDDVVFYRQSDIPEIFELTWILACNAPKGLLNRAHAYKAAADANTETGRLVDDGINMGLYNYPILMAADILIADTDLVPVGQDQKQHIEITRDIAIAFNAVYGDTLVLPDGLISEEVATITGLDGRKMSKSYGNVIPLFAPPDELRKTVMRIVTDSRRPEDPKDPDQDNIYAIYKHFAAPERLAEVRALYLNGGLAYGKMKAELFEVLNAYLSPMRAKYDALMADTAQIDAILADGAVKMREIAAGVMDRVRAAVGKSAVPTVEKVRGQ; from the coding sequence GTGACACAACGCAAGAACAGCCTGACCGGGGTCAAACCCTCGGGCACACCCCATATCGGCAACTACCTCGGGGCGATCCAACCCGCGCTGGAGTTGAGCAAGACGTATAAGGCCCACTACTTCCTCGCGGACTATCACGCGCTGACTACGATGCGCGACCCGGCGGAGTTTCGCCACGCGAACCATGAGCTGGCCGCGACGTGGCTGGCCTGCGGGCTCGATCCCGATGACGTTGTGTTCTACCGCCAATCCGATATTCCGGAGATCTTCGAACTGACGTGGATTCTCGCGTGCAACGCACCAAAGGGTCTACTGAACCGTGCCCACGCCTACAAAGCAGCGGCCGACGCCAACACCGAGACGGGCCGCCTTGTCGACGACGGCATCAACATGGGTCTGTACAACTACCCGATATTGATGGCCGCCGACATCCTGATCGCTGACACCGATCTGGTGCCGGTCGGGCAGGATCAGAAGCAGCACATCGAGATCACGCGCGACATTGCGATTGCGTTCAACGCCGTTTACGGCGACACGCTGGTGCTGCCGGATGGGCTGATCAGCGAGGAGGTGGCGACGATCACCGGGCTTGACGGACGCAAGATGAGCAAGAGCTACGGCAACGTGATCCCGCTGTTCGCGCCGCCCGACGAATTGCGCAAAACGGTCATGCGGATCGTCACCGACTCGCGCCGGCCAGAAGACCCGAAAGACCCGGATCAGGACAACATTTACGCGATCTACAAGCACTTCGCGGCGCCTGAACGCCTGGCAGAGGTGCGTGCACTGTACCTCAACGGCGGGTTGGCGTACGGCAAGATGAAGGCCGAGCTGTTTGAGGTGCTGAATGCGTATCTCAGCCCGATGCGTGCCAAGTATGATGCATTGATGGCTGACACCGCGCAGATCGACGCTATTCTGGCCGACGGTGCTGTCAAGATGCGCGAGATCGCCGCGGGAGTCATGGATCGCGTACGGGCGGCAGTCGGAAAATCCGCGGTACCGACCGTGGAGAAGGTGAGGGGACAGTAA
- the trpD gene encoding anthranilate phosphoribosyltransferase: MDIQRAIDVIGRFGHLSVADAEAVMDQIMQGEATDAQIGAYLMGMRMKGETHDEITGSAQAMRANASYVPTRHNKFELLDTCGTGGDRSGTFNISTTVAFVAAGAGVPVAKHGNRAASSKCGSADVLAELGISLDLTPEAVGQAIDEVGIGFLFAPKLHPAMRYVVAPRKQMGLRTMFNLLGPLTNPAGARNQLMGVFAPDLTELLATVLGMLGSRSAMVVAGYGGVDELTTTGPNRVSHFVDGEVNSYELDPLKLGFRAASINELLGGDAPENAKILRGVLAGKIHDAKREVVLLNAAAALVAAGKVSDILDGVEMATQSIDSGAALGKLDALIEFSRSVSA; the protein is encoded by the coding sequence ATGGACATTCAGAGGGCGATCGACGTGATCGGCCGGTTCGGCCACTTGAGCGTGGCCGATGCAGAGGCCGTGATGGACCAGATCATGCAAGGCGAGGCGACCGACGCGCAGATCGGCGCGTACTTGATGGGCATGCGCATGAAAGGCGAAACGCACGACGAAATTACCGGCAGCGCTCAAGCGATGCGCGCTAATGCGTCGTACGTGCCGACCCGTCACAACAAGTTCGAACTGCTCGATACCTGTGGCACGGGCGGAGACCGCAGCGGGACGTTCAACATCAGCACCACGGTGGCGTTCGTGGCTGCTGGGGCTGGCGTGCCGGTCGCCAAACACGGCAATCGCGCGGCGTCCAGCAAGTGCGGCAGCGCTGACGTGCTGGCCGAGTTGGGCATCAGCCTCGACCTCACGCCGGAAGCGGTCGGTCAGGCAATCGACGAGGTGGGGATTGGCTTCTTGTTCGCGCCCAAGCTGCATCCCGCGATGCGCTATGTCGTCGCGCCGCGTAAGCAAATGGGCCTGCGCACGATGTTCAATCTGCTCGGCCCGCTGACCAACCCCGCCGGCGCACGCAATCAGCTTATGGGCGTGTTTGCGCCCGACTTGACCGAACTGTTGGCGACCGTGCTCGGTATGTTGGGCAGTCGCTCGGCGATGGTGGTTGCTGGATACGGCGGTGTCGATGAACTGACCACCACCGGCCCGAACCGCGTGAGCCACTTCGTTGACGGCGAGGTCAACTCGTATGAGCTGGACCCGCTCAAACTCGGTTTCCGTGCTGCGTCGATCAATGAACTGCTGGGTGGCGATGCGCCTGAAAACGCCAAGATTCTTCGCGGTGTCCTCGCAGGCAAGATCCACGATGCGAAGCGCGAGGTCGTGCTGCTCAATGCGGCGGCGGCGCTCGTTGCGGCCGGCAAAGTGAGCGACATTCTCGATGGCGTCGAGATGGCGACACAGTCGATCGACAGCGGCGCGGCGTTGGGCAAGCTCGATGCATTGATTGAGTTCTCGCGATCGGTATCCGCATGA